The following coding sequences are from one Oceanidesulfovibrio indonesiensis window:
- a CDS encoding response regulator — MEHARTAPALGREQSGVAPSRNSKARWSASCANDLPACDLAEMRILVLSTSHHHARTDRKLLLRLGAADVRHESSGVRAARQLVTGKADCVILDGRLDDMSGLEFVRLIRLHPRTALMPVVLASVENGRAAVLEALASGISGYLIRPYSMVGLARQIGRVLEQPARTIEEGMGVSREAFEEKMAEYEAPSAIEAPPEDRVAALLAEVDELLRVNALDAACEAVVPLARTSDPAVRAEAHVRLAEVHLRRANPGMRLDALAEAGSSFQDAGEFERAAECFAMLQALNPSAPGPDEQAARTALKRRDHAEAARIYSRMLNVREPEAVCRSISRACMFTSDPVTNARLLCTELGNLRGAEEAQAIYERVVGPPPKPAEEPVEREDRARGRLAEVLAVARYTVRAYRAMKHQPGEPAILQPGA, encoded by the coding sequence ATGGAACACGCACGCACAGCCCCAGCCCTCGGCCGCGAACAGTCCGGCGTCGCCCCTTCCCGCAACTCCAAGGCGCGGTGGAGCGCTTCCTGCGCTAACGACCTCCCCGCCTGCGATCTTGCGGAGATGCGTATTCTGGTGCTTTCTACGTCCCATCACCATGCAAGGACGGACCGCAAGTTGCTGCTGCGGCTGGGCGCGGCGGATGTGCGCCATGAAAGCTCCGGAGTGCGCGCTGCCCGTCAGCTCGTTACCGGCAAGGCGGATTGCGTCATTCTTGATGGCCGTCTCGATGACATGAGCGGGCTGGAATTCGTCCGGCTCATCCGTCTTCATCCCCGCACGGCGCTCATGCCGGTAGTTCTGGCCTCGGTGGAAAACGGCCGCGCCGCCGTGCTGGAAGCTCTGGCTTCCGGAATCAGCGGCTACCTGATCCGGCCGTACTCCATGGTTGGGCTTGCGCGGCAGATCGGCAGGGTGCTGGAGCAGCCGGCGCGGACCATCGAGGAGGGCATGGGCGTGAGCCGCGAGGCTTTCGAGGAAAAGATGGCCGAGTACGAGGCGCCTTCCGCAATCGAGGCGCCCCCGGAGGATCGCGTGGCCGCGCTGCTCGCCGAGGTGGACGAGTTGTTGCGAGTCAATGCCCTGGACGCGGCATGCGAAGCCGTCGTTCCGCTCGCCAGAACGTCTGACCCGGCAGTGCGGGCCGAGGCGCATGTGCGTCTGGCCGAGGTGCACCTGCGCAGGGCCAACCCCGGCATGCGTCTGGATGCCCTGGCCGAGGCCGGATCGAGCTTTCAGGACGCCGGCGAGTTCGAACGCGCCGCCGAATGCTTCGCCATGTTGCAGGCGCTTAATCCCTCGGCTCCCGGGCCGGATGAACAGGCCGCCAGGACGGCCCTGAAACGTCGCGATCATGCGGAGGCCGCCCGGATATATTCGCGGATGCTCAATGTGCGCGAGCCCGAAGCCGTGTGCCGGAGCATCAGCCGGGCCTGCATGTTCACGAGCGACCCTGTGACTAATGCGCGCCTGCTGTGCACCGAGTTGGGAAACCTGCGTGGCGCGGAGGAGGCCCAGGCCATATACGAACGGGTCGTGGGGCCGCCGCCCAAACCAGCGGAGGAGCCGGTGGAGCGCGAGGACCGCGCCCGGGGCAGGCTGGCCGAAGTCCTGGCCGTGGCTCGTTACACCGTGCGCGCCTACCGCGCCATGAAGCACCAGCCCGGCGAGCCGGCAATTCTGCAGCCCGGGGCCTGA
- a CDS encoding DVU0772 family protein has protein sequence MTLEHYKDLVIDWNLSPAEAVTLYLEWGNNSWRADHLPVRSKADFSNYFLVDTWGDEPVVRLIRRNSEEARELAEFPLPKALKENFLNEYGNLRGVFEPTEPIKNWLRAQLEN, from the coding sequence ATGACTCTCGAACACTACAAGGACCTCGTCATCGACTGGAACCTTTCCCCGGCGGAAGCCGTGACCCTCTACCTGGAATGGGGCAACAACAGTTGGCGCGCGGACCATTTGCCTGTCCGGTCCAAGGCTGACTTCTCGAATTATTTCCTCGTGGACACCTGGGGCGACGAACCTGTCGTCCGCCTCATCAGGCGTAATTCCGAGGAAGCCAGGGAGCTTGCCGAGTTCCCGTTGCCCAAGGCGCTCAAGGAAAACTTTCTCAACGAATATGGCAATCTGAGGGGCGTCTTCGAACCGACAGAGCCGATCAAGAACTGGCTCAGGGCACAGCTCGAAAACTGA
- a CDS encoding UbiA-like polyprenyltransferase produces the protein MGAIAKTGSLLRMVKIEHSVFALPFAYLGAFVSAGGWPGWRVFILLTVAMVAVRSFAMAWNRLVDLPFDSQNPRTATRPLVTGEITVRETKIFLAATAAVFVLAAAGLNWLCLVLSPLALIWSAFYSYTKRFTPMCHFALGSVLGLAPIAGWIAPHVSFSLPPVLFFLGVTFWVAGFDILYATQDVEFDREQGLNSLPAALGIEGALTIAAFSHLNAAIFFLLGGWAAWLSWPYYITWAVVAGVLFWEHRIIKPGDLSRVNMAFFTLNGVVSILLFLGALASLA, from the coding sequence ATGGGTGCCATAGCCAAAACCGGATCGTTGTTGCGTATGGTGAAGATCGAGCATTCGGTCTTCGCCCTGCCGTTCGCCTACCTCGGCGCGTTCGTCTCTGCAGGCGGCTGGCCGGGTTGGCGCGTGTTCATCCTGCTCACCGTGGCCATGGTCGCGGTGCGTTCCTTCGCCATGGCCTGGAACCGCCTGGTGGATCTGCCGTTCGACTCGCAAAATCCGCGCACGGCAACGCGTCCTCTGGTGACGGGCGAAATCACCGTGCGCGAGACAAAAATATTCCTCGCCGCCACGGCCGCCGTGTTCGTTCTGGCTGCCGCCGGGCTCAACTGGCTGTGCCTGGTCCTTTCGCCCCTGGCGCTCATCTGGTCCGCGTTCTACAGCTATACCAAGCGCTTCACGCCCATGTGCCATTTCGCACTGGGCTCGGTGCTGGGGCTTGCGCCCATCGCCGGGTGGATTGCTCCGCATGTCTCCTTTTCTCTGCCGCCCGTGCTCTTCTTTCTCGGAGTCACCTTCTGGGTGGCCGGGTTCGACATCCTTTACGCTACGCAGGATGTGGAATTCGACCGGGAACAGGGGCTCAATTCCCTGCCCGCCGCCCTGGGGATCGAGGGGGCCCTGACCATCGCCGCGTTTTCCCATCTCAACGCCGCTATCTTTTTCCTGCTCGGCGGGTGGGCGGCCTGGCTTTCCTGGCCGTACTACATCACCTGGGCAGTGGTTGCCGGCGTGCTGTTCTGGGAGCATCGGATCATCAAGCCGGGCGACCTCTCGCGGGTCAACATGGCCTTCTTCACCCTGAACGGCGTGGTCTCCATCCTGTTGTTCCTGGGCGCTCTGGCTTCCCTGGCCTGA
- a CDS encoding rhodanese-like domain-containing protein, with product MRRFFIGCAAILVVAVLTVGWNSIWRAVGVAQLEPETLKMWLTTRPPDGAEAPLLVDVRTRLEYNWFRIPGAVHAPGVIWGDTAAVEGQLDDRSVVLICMTGHRSQLAALALMRGGAADVRNLEWGMAGWLLDGGPITSSGSDSGTSGPSGKSTEPIDPKGENDNG from the coding sequence ATGCGACGTTTTTTCATAGGCTGCGCGGCCATTCTCGTGGTCGCCGTTCTCACCGTGGGCTGGAATTCGATCTGGCGTGCCGTGGGTGTTGCCCAGCTGGAGCCGGAAACACTGAAGATGTGGCTCACCACCCGGCCCCCGGACGGCGCCGAGGCGCCGTTGCTGGTGGATGTGCGCACCAGGCTGGAATACAACTGGTTTCGCATCCCGGGCGCTGTGCACGCTCCCGGCGTCATCTGGGGCGATACCGCGGCGGTGGAAGGGCAGCTCGATGACCGCAGCGTGGTCCTCATCTGCATGACGGGGCACCGCTCGCAGCTCGCGGCCCTTGCCCTGATGCGCGGCGGCGCTGCCGACGTGCGCAACCTGGAATGGGGCATGGCTGGCTGGCTGCTCGATGGCGGACCCATAACTTCCTCCGGTAGCGACTCCGGAACCTCGGGCCCATCCGGCAAGTCGACCGAACCAATCGACCCCAAAGGCGAAAACGACAATGGCTAA
- a CDS encoding TraR/DksA family transcriptional regulator, with protein MTPDQLSEIRKHLQAELADLETENLDFQVEYCADENEFASIVSDRHLKIAMRERSWAQIKEIETALKRIDAADYGVCDECGGDIGPARLKARPTTTLCVDCQSTLERQPARYAV; from the coding sequence ATGACCCCCGACCAGCTCAGTGAAATCAGGAAGCATCTGCAAGCCGAACTCGCCGATCTCGAAACCGAGAACCTCGACTTCCAGGTAGAGTACTGCGCCGACGAGAACGAGTTCGCCTCCATCGTGAGCGACAGGCATCTCAAGATTGCCATGCGCGAACGCTCCTGGGCCCAGATAAAGGAGATCGAAACCGCCCTCAAACGCATCGACGCGGCAGACTACGGCGTCTGTGACGAGTGCGGCGGAGATATCGGCCCGGCGCGGCTCAAGGCACGGCCCACCACCACGCTCTGCGTGGACTGCCAGAGCACGCTGGAACGGCAGCCGGCCCGTTACGCCGTCTAG
- the yjgA gene encoding ribosome biogenesis factor YjgA gives MAKKRRPSWYSDKNEDRPVSRSQKKREMTALQEKGEKLANLPDAQFARLMELDLPEELKEALGEYRRLSKHEAIRRQAQYIGKLMRHADETRLNIFLDGVEAIQRQENALHKAVENERNALLLGGETAEAVLNALRDRYGDEAADEAARLAELARNEQQDGGKPHNSRKLYRHLRDIALSGPSGTSEQQAPARDAS, from the coding sequence ATGGCTAAGAAACGCCGCCCGTCCTGGTACAGTGACAAGAACGAAGACCGTCCCGTCAGCAGGTCGCAGAAAAAGCGCGAGATGACGGCGCTGCAGGAAAAGGGCGAAAAGCTCGCGAACCTGCCTGATGCGCAGTTCGCCAGGCTCATGGAGCTCGATCTGCCGGAAGAGCTCAAGGAGGCGCTCGGCGAGTACCGCCGCCTGTCGAAACACGAGGCGATACGTCGCCAGGCGCAATACATCGGCAAGCTCATGCGGCACGCAGACGAGACCCGGCTGAACATCTTCCTCGACGGCGTGGAGGCCATCCAGCGCCAGGAGAACGCGCTGCACAAAGCCGTGGAGAATGAGCGCAACGCCCTGTTGCTGGGAGGTGAAACGGCCGAGGCCGTGCTCAACGCGCTCCGGGACCGCTACGGTGATGAAGCTGCGGACGAGGCGGCGCGGCTGGCCGAGCTGGCGCGGAACGAGCAGCAGGACGGCGGCAAGCCCCACAACTCCCGCAAGTTGTACCGCCACCTGCGTGACATCGCTTTGTCTGGGCCGTCCGGCACTTCCGAACAGCAGGCCCCAGCCCGCGACGCATCATAA